One part of the Oceanispirochaeta sp. genome encodes these proteins:
- a CDS encoding sulfite exporter TauE/SafE family protein produces the protein MQAELFTYGTIVTLAFFHTVVGPDHYLPFIAMSRNAGWSTRKTAGLTIICGLGHVLSSVIIGLSGLAFGIAIYKLEAIQSHRSDIAAWLLMIFGAGYVLWGYYLKRRHPHHHGHGHSHGYGYSHESSATSKEGKKSLTPWVLFTIFVFGPCEVLIPMLMYYAAQNNMSGMVTATILFGVTTIATMLVIVLLTLRGIKLIRLPFLEHHSHTVAGIIILLSGAGIKFLGL, from the coding sequence ATGCAGGCAGAACTTTTTACATACGGAACCATAGTCACCCTGGCTTTTTTTCACACGGTTGTCGGACCGGATCACTACCTTCCTTTTATCGCGATGAGCCGTAATGCAGGCTGGTCGACCCGTAAAACTGCGGGTCTCACCATCATCTGCGGCCTTGGTCATGTTCTCAGTTCCGTCATTATCGGTCTTTCCGGCCTGGCCTTCGGTATAGCCATTTATAAATTGGAAGCGATCCAGTCGCACCGCAGTGATATTGCCGCCTGGCTTCTGATGATATTCGGTGCAGGATATGTGCTGTGGGGATACTACCTGAAAAGAAGACATCCCCATCATCATGGTCACGGCCACAGTCATGGTTACGGCTACAGCCATGAGAGCAGCGCGACTTCAAAGGAGGGGAAAAAAAGTCTGACTCCATGGGTCCTTTTTACCATTTTTGTATTTGGTCCCTGCGAAGTCCTGATTCCCATGCTTATGTATTACGCGGCTCAAAATAATATGAGTGGTATGGTGACGGCAACCATCCTGTTCGGTGTGACAACCATAGCGACAATGCTGGTCATCGTTCTGCTCACACTCCGGGGGATCAAGCTGATCAGGCTTCCCTTTCTGGAACATCACAGTCACACAGTTGCCGGGATTATTATCCTCCTGTCAGGTGCCGGGATAAAGTTCCTGGGACTATAA